ATCCGAGTTTCATTCAGCAGCAGTCTATCTTTCTTGGGATTAGCATCATCCATCCTTTCCAAATCTTTCAGATTTTCCTGAATGATTTTTTGCTCGTTCTGTATTAATAAATCCGCTAATACGGATACTATTTTTTTCTTGCTGTCAATTGATAACTTTCTGACAGAAACAGAGGCCTTGCTGACTGACTCTAAAATTCCCTGAATGGACTCCATGTTAAAATTTTAACCAAGTTATTTATAATTTTAGGTTTTTATAGGTATTTTTAGATAAAATAATCTAATGTTAAAGAAAATAATTAGAGGCTTCGCATTACTGCTATTCCTGCTGCTGTCAGCAGCAGGCCTTAAATTTATTCTCATTGGTAAAGATTTAAAAATTGATGAATTGGCCATTTTCCTCACCAAATCTGAAAACACCAAAGGAATCCGGCTAACCTACCTGGGATGCGCAGGATTTATAATAGAATATAATAACTCCAGTATCCTTTGCGACCCATATATCAGCAATCCGAGTTTATATAATTTCGGCAATGAACATGCAGACTGGTCGAAATATGTTGCAGAAGATAAATTAAATTCCATAGATTTGGTGACCATCTCTCATGGCCATTACGACCATTGTTATGACATGGAAAGTCTGAGCAGCTTCATCCAGCCAAACTCAAAAATTGTCGGTGATGTTAGTGTCCAGAATCAGCTGAATACCATTTATACAAACCGTGCTTTACAGAAAACCAGTCTGGAATTCGACAAAAAACAAGAATGGATATACAATACCACCAAAACTTTCCGTGTACTACCTTTGCCGAGCATACACAGTCCGCATATTGCAAATTATGAGTTTTTTAAAGGCAGTTATGCATCCCCTTTATCCAAACCTCCGGTTTATTTCTGGGACTGGAAAAAAGGTAATGCCTATTCTTATCTGATAGATATTTTAGAGAAAGATTCCATTTACTACAGAATTATCCTTACAAACGGCAACCTAAACAGTGCCTCCGTCAAGATGTTAAAAGAGA
The genomic region above belongs to Sphingobacteriales bacterium and contains:
- a CDS encoding MBL fold metallo-hydrolase, producing the protein MLKKIIRGFALLLFLLLSAAGLKFILIGKDLKIDELAIFLTKSENTKGIRLTYLGCAGFIIEYNNSSILCDPYISNPSLYNFGNEHADWSKYVAEDKLNSIDLVTISHGHYDHCYDMESLSSFIQPNSKIVGDVSVQNQLNTIYTNRALQKTSLEFDKKQEWIYNTTKTFRVLPLPSIHSPHIANYEFFKGSYASPLSKPPVYFWDWKKGNAYSYLIDILEKDSIYYRIILTNGNLNSASVKMLKEMSAERTSDLQLQIFWKEEMVVKNMFTIYGITQPKQIILQHWNNFFRNNNKTLQYLRSSNLPKVLKRYNNEDIPVSFMLPFRDVTF